A segment of the Bactrocera neohumeralis isolate Rockhampton chromosome 3, APGP_CSIRO_Bneo_wtdbg2-racon-allhic-juicebox.fasta_v2, whole genome shotgun sequence genome:
TGTGGGTGTGACTGCTGCAGCTTCCGTTGCATTCGTAGCTGCTGGTGCGGGTGTCGCCGCCTCTGCAGGTGGTGCCGGGTAGCAAGCTATCTTCTCCACTTCAATCGTTTTTGTATTGTCTGCAGGATCTGGTTCAGGGACACGTACGGGCACGCAGATAATGCCACCTGGTGCGGGCGGTTGCTCAGCTGCTGCGCCGGGTGCTACGCCAGGTGCTGCACCAGGTGCGGCATCAGGTGCCGGAACGGGTGCTGAACCGGGATTAGCAGCGTTGGGAACAGGTGCACCGCTGGAAATAGGTGCAGCATCGCCAGTGCTGGCAGCAGGTGCGGCATTCAGGGATGGAGCAACGGCAGCTGTGATGGCGGCACCGGCAGCTGCACCGCCTACAGCAGCTGCTACATTACCACCATTATCGGTTGGAGCAGTGCCGAAAGGTGCCAGTTGCGGCGCTCCTGGATTTGGTGCTACAGGTTGGGCCATGTTGGGTTGTGGTGCGTAGTTTTGTGGTGCCACTGGTTGGGGCGCGGCAGCGGGAACGGGAGCCGCTGCATTGGTGGTGATGACAGTTGTACCGGAACCGGCATCCGTAGTTGTCACTGATCCCGGCGGtccattatttattattatgatgCGATCGTCACCACCGCTGACTGGTGGGGCACTGCCGCCACCGCTATAGCCACCACCGGCGGGCACACGCTCAATTACTTTGGTCTGTGATGGTGTTAGCGCGTAGCCTAGAAGAGCGCCACCTAATGCACCGGCAGCCAGACCAGAACCTGTGGGGAAGAGCAGAGGTTCAGTATAGTGGGAATAGAACTTTATGGACATATAGTAAAAAAGATACTagttaaattttagaaaacaatCTGGCGATACTTACCGAAACCAAGACCGGATGAGGACTTAACCGGCGCCTGTGGATAGTAGGTTGCACCAGCCGGTAGCGACGAACCGGCCGGCAGGAAGGTTGCGCCAGCCGGCACTGCTGCCGCGGCTGGATAATAACTCGCACCGGCAGGTACACCACCAGCTGACGGGTAATATGTGGCACCGGCAGGTACATGTCCTGCTGGGTGATAGCTAGCACCGGCTGGCAAGGCGCCTGCGGAAGGATAATAGGTGGCGCCGGCAGGTACACCACCAGGTGCATGATACGGAGAGCCAGCCGGATGATAGGTTGCGCCCGCTGGCAATGAACTGTGATAAGTCGCGCCAGCCGGTAGAGAACCGGCGGAGTGATAAGTCGCACCCGCTGGTAAATGCGATGGCGAATTGTAATACGTTGCACCTGCAGGTAAACTCTGTTGAGGATAACTAGATTGGACGCCCTGCACACTAGTACGCTGTATCGGCGTATGTGAGCCACTGCCAAAGCCTGTTGAATTTGCTCTTGGCCTATATGTCTGCGCCGGTGTCATCGAGCTGCGGTAGTTATTAGAGCCAGCCGATGCGCTGGGATTGTATGTTTGTGCCGGTGTCATTGAGCCGCGGTTGGCCGTATTTGTTGCGGCGGCATAATTCGGTGGCGGTGCACTTGCTCTGTAAACGGAGGACGATGCGGGTGCCGAAGCTACCGGTGCAGTAGCTTTGTAGGCTGGTGGCGGCTCGTGTATATTAGTGCGTGCACCACCCGCTGGGTTAGAGGGCGAATACGCTGGTGGTGGACCTTGTGATTTGGGCACATTCCAACCGATAGGTGCTGATGTGGCGGCCGGACGTGATTGCGTATGGCTGGTTACGGAGCTCTGCGGCTTGGCGGGTGCCGAATAGGTGTTGCCACTGTAGCTGAGTTTTGTTGCATCCGAATGTGAGTAGGATGGACGCGAAGCTGGAGCGGCTGAGTGTGAAGTGTAACCACCGCCATACGAGCTATGCGACTGCGATGACGATGACGTGCGACGTGCTGAATACgagctgccgctgctgctggaGCTGCGTCGACCGCCGCTGTAAACACGTTTTGCATCCGCAAACAGACAATTGGATAAGAGCAAGCAAACGATTGTGAGGCAGTAAAGCCTCAGTTTTGTCGGACTCATTTTAACGCGAATTCAAATAAATCACAGTGGGCGCTGGTATTCAGAATTGATGTTTCCTGAAAGAGAGATGTAATGAAATCAGTAAGTGGCGCGGTAGTTTCTGTTTTACtaagtaaatttataaaaattctgaGTATTATTTCCGTAGAAAGTTTTGAAGCCTGCGTAAGGAATTGAAGGAGTAAGTCTTAACGCTATGGGATTGGGTGAACTTAACTTTAATTGACTTAATACCGTATAGCTTATTACAGCGAAAGATAATTATTCTCTAAAAGATCGTATCCAATCAACAAAGCTTCGTAGCTCTCTACAGAAagtttaatttatgaaaatttattcgcAGAATCATTTTCACATTATCAATTAATTCTCAGAATTGATCAAGCATATTTCAATTGGCTTTGATAGAGTATTGCAAATTGCAGTATTTTTTACTTCTATTGACTTATTTTTATAGATacatattctcatattagggttGTACAAATTTTACGCGAACTAATATCTCAGTTACGGGATATCGTTCAGGgagatatcggatcactatatcattATTATAGACATTATAGCCATTATtctatcagtgtaaaactttacTGGTTTCTCTGCGAAAAACTGCGACGAGTAATTTTCACAGGAttttcttgaagccaactttactctatTAGGAGAGTTCTCCATTGACCGAAAGAAACATTAGTCCGATGATGCAAGGTCGGGGCTATGTGGTGGATTTgtcaaaactttccagccaagctcatccagtttttgccgagacatcaaagatgtgtgtggtctagcgttgccTTTTCTGCTGATCAGTTCTGatcttttttcgattgcttgcttcaatcccATCAagtgttgacagtaaaatgtagaatcaatgtTTCaatcaggctggagcagctcatagtggatgatttctttccaatcccaccaaacactcagcataacctttcaagtcgtcaatcctggctttgcgtaGTATTTGATCCAATTTTCGTTGCCTGTtatcaacgataggtcgaccagagcgaggtgcatctttcacatcgaaattttcagaacggaaacAAGCAAACcgttgttgtgctacacgagctgatatagcatcgtctccgtaaacttcacaaatttcattggtggctagcatggcattctttccttttttatacaaaaatttcaaaatctagcgaatttcttcattattttcactcatttttgaacagctgtaaatttttttcaacttctccgaattaaatttttttttaaagctgaaaaactcacctttccaacaccatatgatatgacacaatgtgattggtagcgcTGGATatgtacgactgcaacgacacctattgacaaaatacgaaaggctttttcgactacccaatatttcaaattttttatatactatgataatctcttataaaaatttctattttaagtatttaaaacaaaaatgtctcacgtcaaatgtacaaaaatatttgtttgttttgttgtttgctttctagaatattttaaaattatcagcagatctacaaaattttacaaattcttAAGTAGTCTCAATTACACAACAATTTTACAGCATACAGTGCTACAACAACAcagtttcaaattttgtaaatttgtgtGTACGTTTGCGCGCACTTCCCTtgtgtttacaatttatttagttGTCACTTGTCAGTCATAATTAAGATAAGTGCTTTCGAAAACAAATAGGCCGCGGCTCAATGAGTGCGCGCCGGAATACGCTTCTGCCCGCAATTTACTGAGTTATGcttttggtttgtattttatttacgtACGTAAAATATTTGTGGCTAAAGTTATCGCATAGCAAATGGATTATAGCAGATGGATTTCGCGCAGATAAGCAACTACGTCTACAGAAACTgacaatgtatgtgtgtgtgtgtgtttcagtGTCTATTTGATTGCATTTGCTTGATGAAAAGTGGCTCAGCGCTAAATTTAGTTGGCGCTGGTAAacaaaagtattaataaaatgcaattatagtatttgtgtgtatgtgttagcATTCATTTACATAATCAcggtttttcattttcagtGGATTTTCGAACAAATAATTGCTTTGAATTACAAGTGATGCGCCGGCATTACATATTATTgggttaaaattttcatatcaaaacACAAACGACAGTCACTCAACCAGCAAAACTCGCACTGCGCAATTGCAACACAATAACGTATTATTCATCATttacaaaagcagcaacaaacagTTGATGCGTCACAGATGAGTCACAGATGCATCGTATTTAGCTAGTAGTAACTGtgggcaaaaagtagtaagactttgtaaTTTAAACTTTGCGCCAAGATCTgttcgttgaaatattttttttctcggttgatatgactgtcagtgacatctgtgccaaatattATATCATAAATTCTGCAAatgtgagccgaagccgaaaaaccacgaggattgaaaaaaacattAGTATGAGTATATTGGGCCCAAGTAGGATTACTTGGTGGGGAACGAAATAGATTTTGacgaataaattaagaattttaaaataatgaacaaagtcttactattttttgcccagagttgttatgaattaaaaacaataaatccgCATGCTTTCGCGTAGAGAAAATATTTCTCGCGCATAAATTATggcgaaataaatatttttctataaatttgctTTATAAGGGAATATTTAAGTACGGCTTTAAGGCATTGCGCAACGAATAACAAGCGCATTGAAAGCCATCAAGCAAACATACAATGCTCATAtatgcttacatatttatacatacactcatgcatatatgtacatatatccatactcaaagttatgtatatatagcatatacttATGCGCAACTCCCAcgtgaaaaagtaaaaattaattccccattttaattatattaagtttacaGCATATGCTCGTACACTCTGCATTTATTGGCAAGCTGCCTAACTGCCTCTTTGTCGATCAGCGAGTTTGTCTGTTTGGCTGCCTTTCTGTCTGTCTGCGGGTGTCTATCAGCCAACCACTCTTGTGCACTTGAAGTCACACTCGAGTGGTTAGTTAAATGTGTCAGTGATTAATGAGACTGTGGTGGATAGCACGAGTTGTTACGAGTGCCTACTCAATGTAAGCAGGTGAGAGACATCAATCGAAAGCTGTCAATTGTAAAGCGCGAAAAGAAGTTATGCGAAATgaggaaacaaaaacaacaacgcagTTGCCTACATacttttgtatgtttttgtgaaaaaattacttattaaATGGCATGCCGGAGgatattacaacaaaaagatTGAAACGTAAgcgtgaaaatgaatgaaagaaccaatatttatgtacatatgagagTTTCAATTTGCGTTATCTAAGATAAATTTAATGAACGCACGAGAAATTGTTGAGCTGAGCTAACTTTACTCAAAGAACAATTCAACTTCCGAAATGGTATGAAAATTCGTTAATGGAGCTCTTGTCAAAATTTGACGACGGGCGTGGTACCACACTCTTTTAAGTGAAGTCACACATCTCGAGACCCGCTCAAACGATTTCAACAAGATTTGGTACTTCAGATTCCTCTTACATTCCTTTATTACAGGGTGAAAATGAATGCAATCGGACTACGACCTCGCCTACTTGCCATATaacagttttaaatttcatttgaaactttcacttttcCAGTATGTAAatccaaaattaattaatatagtgcatTTGAGGTGTGTCACCTTATGACTTGGTACTGAATATATGGACCCAGTGCTtatggttgactttttaccgaaaatatcggtcaatgtgtgagatatattagTAGTCGATGTCGTTGTAGTCGCTACTAATCACATTGTGTGATGCCATATAGCgttagaaaggtgagattttaagctttatttaaccaaaagaaaattaaattcgcggaagttggaaaaaaaagtACAcgtgttcaaaaatgagtgaaaataatgaagaaattcgctttattttaaaatttttgtataaaagaggAAATAATGCCACActagccaccaatgaaatttgtgaagtttacggagacaatgctgtatcacttcgtgtagtacaacaatggttcgctcacttccgttcttgaaatttcgaaatttcgatttacactgttGAAAgctttacactgatgaaatagtGTCTgaagcggaaaaatggcaaaaagtgctcgaccaaaattttacatatttgtttatttatttattggtataaatataaaaaataagttgaagtttgattggaaatactgaaaaactttttcgactacctatataattgaaattcagagagaatcatTTTCTGATAGTAGAATGTCTGTGCGTCAAAAATGGGTTCAGTCGGGTCAATACTTGCCTTAGCTCCAATGTACCTATTATACaggttttcgaactttcggtgactttttttcatttcaaatttcagTACTTATTGGCCACAAAATGgctttttgcgaatttttcaaTGCAATCATTTTATCAAAAGCAATATTGAcgtttttatattgaatatgtatatttatatatttactgcTCGTTTTAAGCAATTAAGCACGAAATTGCTGAGCGCCTTGAAATTAATCACTTCAAAGAAGTCATCAACAAGATAGGCTTATCAGCAGCGCAAGATCAAATGTCAGTTCGGAGTATCGCTGCGGCTTCTGCTGAAATTTACATGAGTGTTGCTTTTCCAAATAAGCAAACGTAAATTAGTAAGCAGAAATAAATGAACTAAGCAAATAAACGTGtggattacaaaaataaaaataaattattcgatGAAGATGGAAGCTACTTATACAAGTACTTAATTGGCGCTCGATTATACTACAACAGTGTGCATTTAAATGGGAAGGGCGGGGAAATTtatacgatttttttattttattacaatttttgtgtaaaaagaATTTGTAGTATGActgaactttaatttttgaagatgtTTTGAGTTTACTTTTTGCAGATTTTTTAGCACTCAAGCAAGAATTAGAACTGCTACTGGCTCGATttggaaatatttcgaattcgaacttaattttataccagttttgaatacaaaacaagaaaaaggttaattttttCGGTAGCAAGGCTATAATATCCTTCGCAACAGCATAATATGAAGACCAAATTAACctaatcttgattttgatcgttcagtttgtctggcagctatatgctaaagtgatcAGATCTAGGcaatttgttcgaagattaTAGCATTGCCTTTGATAATAAtctctgccaaatttcatgaagatatcttgaaaaATAGTAGAGCTATTTATGCAAGAACTtgcttttgatcgttcagttcgtatgacagctatatgttatagtgatccgatctaaataatttcatcggagattgcattgttgCTTTAATCAATACTCTGtgtgaaatttcgtgaagatatctcatcacattttgtccatacaagcattggtttctgatcgttcagtttgcatggcagctatatgatatagtgatttgatccgaacaatttctttggagaatgCAGCGATGTTTTAGGCATTGATACctacaaaatttaaagaatatatctcgttaaataaaaaagttgtcaaaattGGTTTCTGATTGTTCAAGATATAGTGATtcgaactaaatttttttcacaaaaaattgtcTAAGCCAATTGTCAAGAAGATTTCTCGTCAAGCATTTagttttgattggtcagtttgtagggcagctatatgctatagtcatgcGATATCGACTAGACGCTATGGAGATGGCTAAATCGACGCGCTTATCATTAATATGTATACTTTGAAGGGTTTCTGATATTTCTTTTTGAGTGTAAAACCCTGTCGTTCCCATATAAATGACCAGTGGCTATATATACCTACTATATGTGCAACTAATAGCCTTCGTTCaactgtaatttaaatttttgcaacttcactagaaatttttaaacatacttacatacatatgtatatacttttataattatacaaatttaaatttttattttatttttttgcgatttaGTCATGCGAGCCGTTTTCAAAGGGTCAGCGAGCTgctgatttaaaaatttcaaagcaattGCTTGCAGTAATGCCTTATTGAGTGACGTTTTACAAAACCATACGTATGCTTGTGCTGAATTATTccagaaaataattatatatgcgCGGATAATACATATAGACACTGCTAAACCGCAAAACAGCGCAGAAATTCAGTTGCACGAGCGAGCAATTTATTAataccaaataaatttttaaatattttttctatttttcgtttttttttttcaaaaaacacatTCCTTAATTTATTTGACCTTCGGTGTACTGTATATGGTCATACACTGGCAATAACACAATTTAACCAGAAATTATATTGACaacaatattcatattttattattgcgccttgtgacatatttttgtgttgaaaaccggtagttttgaaatttatgcaaaaatcaatgaaatgcgCTGCGTACACTTACATGAAACTCGATTCACtcgttgtttgtgtgtgttttgttcGGTGTCTATAAAAATCTGCGCTTGAAGCACGCTTCGCACTTTCGAcgagttttgttgttttctgtttAGTGTTTTTGTGTTCGCTCCGTTCAAAGCTTGCGAGTAAACTAAACTTGAAATATTTGCGGGCAATTGCTGCTGGGGGACCCAGCTCTACTCGGCTCAGCGTATGCGTAACGACATATAGtacagacaaacagacatatgtacatatgagcataTATGCTCTGCACGTTTGCATGTAATTAGATGATcgtgtttgtttattttcattgtgGCGATTCTGCtttcattgttattattatttgttagtTGTTGCTTTTAGCATACGAAATCAGCTTAGCCGTTGAGTGCGTATGATaattttgtgtgtatgtgcggcTATGTTGACGCCAGTATCAATTGATGGCAGCTGCATGCGCCGGCTGGCACAAACGTCAAAGCGGGAGCAAAACAAAATGCCAGATGAGTCGCACATGCCGAGTTGCAAGTGACCAGTTTACATACCATATCGGTATGTGTAGTGTATTGAGTAGTTAGTCAAGTTTTTGCTGAAAAATAAACTACTGATGAGAGCGAGAGTAGCGTGTGAGTGAAGTAAAGAGAGAACTCAGCTGTTTTCTGACTAATATCTGCTAGTTTGTGAGAGTAATGCCATcagtatttatattattttagctGCTTCTAGCAGTAAAGAAACAGAGCGAATGAGCTGCTGTtaatttataagtattttttgttaaagattAGCGAATAatagtatttattatttgtttgtttagaaAACTGACTATGAtagctatataatatagttgtccgatccgatctgaaaaactTTCTCATATATTTTAGAGCTGCTTTAGTAAATAATCCGTGGCAAACCCGTGAATATACTTcctcaaataaaagagttttgcATACGagcacttgattctgatcgttgagtttgtatggcagctatatgctatagtggttcgatctaacCCATTTCTTCCGCGATTATACTCTGACCTCAGAAAAAACGTcacgccaaatttcttgaagatatcttgtcaaataataaagttttccatacgaaaacttgattccgactgttcagtttgtatgacagctatatgttataatattCCAATATCGGTCGTTCCAACAaattgagcagcttcttagttATAACTgggtgtgtgcaaaatttcagaacgacatttcaaaaact
Coding sequences within it:
- the LOC126753870 gene encoding uncharacterized protein LOC126753870; protein product: MSPTKLRLYCLTIVCLLLSNCLFADAKRVYSGGRRSSSSSGSSYSARRTSSSSQSHSSYGGGYTSHSAAPASRPSYSHSDATKLSYSGNTYSAPAKPQSSVTSHTQSRPAATSAPIGWNVPKSQGPPPAYSPSNPAGGARTNIHEPPPAYKATAPVASAPASSSVYRASAPPPNYAAATNTANRGSMTPAQTYNPSASAGSNNYRSSMTPAQTYRPRANSTGFGSGSHTPIQRTSVQGVQSSYPQQSLPAGATYYNSPSHLPAGATYHSAGSLPAGATYHSSLPAGATYHPAGSPYHAPGGVPAGATYYPSAGALPAGASYHPAGHVPAGATYYPSAGGVPAGASYYPAAAAVPAGATFLPAGSSLPAGATYYPQAPVKSSSGLGFGSGLAAGALGGALLGYALTPSQTKVIERVPAGGGYSGGGSAPPVSGGDDRIIIINNGPPGSVTTTDAGSGTTVITTNAAAPVPAAAPQPVAPQNYAPQPNMAQPVAPNPGAPQLAPFGTAPTDNGGNVAAAVGGAAAGAAITAAVAPSLNAAPAASTGDAAPISSGAPVPNAANPGSAPVPAPDAAPGAAPGVAPGAAAEQPPAPGGIICVPVRVPEPDPADNTKTIEVEKIACYPAPPAEAATPAPAATNATEAAAVTPTASSATTPTTTTVAPAIAPAAISNSEIGVPLAPLTTLTPIVVPEGSVALAPLSPNRQPDIMKLPGTYYARRSLSNVELAESSGLLRASAGATSNYANFGIATVLTLVVAFCMH